Genomic window (Mustela erminea isolate mMusErm1 chromosome X, mMusErm1.Pri, whole genome shotgun sequence):
tggggaggatgggcagaAGCGACGACGCAACCGGCCTGAAGCCTTCCCCACTGCTGAAGATATCTTTGCTAAGTTCCAGCATCTTTCACATTATGACCAGCACCAGGTCACGGCTCAGGTGTGGGCCTAGGTCCTGCCCTTTTCCCAACATTCTGCCAGCCTGccctgttttcctttcctcctccttctatcCCCGCTAGGCAGGCTAAGCCTCCTGGTCTCATCCCTGTCTGccatcttccttttcttgcttcCCTGGTTCTTTCTGCGTCTCTCCACTCCCGTCTCACTCCCACTGCCCTTATTAGGTCTCCCGGAATGTTCTGGAACAGATCACAAGCTTTGCCCTTGGCATGTCATACCATTTGCCTCTGGTGCAGCATGTGCAGTTCATCTTCGACCTCATGGAATATTCACTCAGCATCAGTGGCCTCATCGACTTTGCCATTCAGGTGGGGAAGTTGGGGAGATGAGGGTGGAAGAAGGTGTTTGTGCTGTATGGGGTCCCGAGGTCAAGAGTCGGGCCTCAAGCCTGTGTCCTGGGCTACTTGGGATGGGCAGGAAAGCCAGCCCGGTGGGGGCTGGAGGGTCAGGTGGAACACGAGCTAAGAAGGCCCAGACTAGCGGCTCACGTGCTCCACAGGGAGGCCCAAGAGATAGATGAGAGCATTGGGTACGGACTGTCCTCCTGCAGTGGAGTTCATAAAACTGTATCCTAGAGATGGGTTAGATTGTCAATGTGGCTTGTGGCgttaatagaataaaggacagTGGCGTATGGCAACAGGGTCCTTCTAGACTGAGGCAGCTGCAGTGGAAAGGGGCTCGGGCCTGTCTGGGCAGTTGCCTCACGGGAAGGGAGGTTATATGGCACACAGGGGCCTCTTCTCATCTCTCACCacttcccaacacacacatacttgCTCTGCCAGCTCCTAAATGAACTAAGCGTAGTCGAGGCCGAGTTGCTTCTCAAGTCCTCAGATCTGGTGGGCAGCTACACTACCAGCCTGTGCCTGTGCATCGTGGCCGTCCTGCGGCACTACCATGCCTGCCTCATCCTCAACCAGGACCAGATGGCCCAGGTCTTCGAGGGGTAAGTGGGGGCCGCGAAATAACTGGGTGGCTCGGGGCTCTGGCTAGTGCCAGTGGAAGCAGGCCCCTGAAGGACATGGGGCTCTCGCCATGGCCAAGCCTCTGCCATTTGGGCAGGCAGGGAAGACTAGTACCAAGAGCCATGAGCCTGTGTCCGGGGACCTTCATGCCTTGGCTGTGCACATGGCTTACGGACCATCTCAACCTTGCACCCTCGTGACAGGCTGTGTGGCGTAGTGAAGCATGGGATGAACCGGTCAGATGGCTCCTCGGCGGAACGCTGTATCCTTGCTTATCTCTATGATCTGTACACCTCCTGTAGCCATTTAAAGAGCAAATTTGGGGAGCTCTTCAGGTAAGAGAGGTGGGAGGTGAGGGTAGAGAGTGGGACCTTGGCCCATCTCCTTCCCATTACCGCTCAACTCAGGAGCAGGGCACAGCCTAGGACCCCGCTGTCTCTGGCCATCTGGGAACTCTGTCCTTCATGTGTTCTTGGTTCTGGAGAGTAGGCCTGCCTCCTTATCAGCCTGGCCTCCAGCCCATCTCCAAAGGGCCCACactcctcctcccagcctccagaagccTCCCGTGCCTTGTTCTCACTGGGTCCCTGTCCCGCCCACTCGGCTTGGTCCCATCTCCCTTTTGCTTGTCTCAGGGTCCCCGGtgcctcccttttttcccctcctctcccccttcccaacCATCCCTCTGCCTCGCCAGATCATCCCCGACATTGCCGtgtcccttctcccactcctgcaGCGACTTCTGTTCCAAGGTGAAAAACACCATCTACTGCAATGTGGAGCCCTCAGAATCCAACATGCGCTGGGCACCCGAGTTCATGATTGACACTCTGGAGAACCCCGCAGCTCACACCTTCACCTACACGGGGCTAGGCAAGAGTCTTAGTGAGAACCCTGCTAACCGCTACAGCTTTGTCTGCAATGCCCTTATGCACGTCTGTGTGGGGCACCATGATCCCGATAGGTATGGGGTGTACTGAGTGGGGAACGGCGCTCCTGCCTGAGTTTGGGAGGGATGAGATGCCCGGGAGGTATGGCAAACTTGGTTACTGCTGGGGTGGAGATGAAAAGTTAATGAGTCTGAGGTTTTGTGGAACAAGGTTTTTCCTGAGGGCGTTTGTACTTCTCCCCAGGGTGAATGACATCGCAATCCTGTGTGCGGAGCTGACAGGCTATTGCAAGTCACTGAGTGCCGAATGGCTAGGGGTCCTGAAGGCCTTGTGCTGCTCCTCTAACAATGGCACTTGTGGTTTCAACGACCTTCTTTGCAACGTAGATGTGAGACTTCTGCCGGTCCCGCTGGGGCATGGGACAGTTCCCAgggcttggtggggagggggttggtcCCAGTCGTCGAGGTTACAGAGGGACAGAGACCCATAGAGCGGAGGCCGACCGCTTTGAGTTGGCAGCCTCTCTGCGCAGAGGTGGGATATCTTGGCTGCTTTTTCCTCCAGGTCAGTGACCTGTCTTTTCATGACTCCCTGGCTACTTTTGTTGCCATCCTCATCGCTCGGCAGTGTCTGCTCCTTGAGGATCTGATTCGCTGTGCTGCCATCCCTTCGCTCCTTAATGCCGGTGAACTGCCAATCCATAATCCCTAGAATTTCTGTACCCTAAGTTTGACTAGATACCCGATGGCCACACACTCACTGTTCAGTGTGAGGCTCCCCAGTACCACCAGAGGCTGCTGGTCCAGTGGTGTGCCTTGCTCTGGGAGTGGCCTCATTCTAACCGGCCATTGGTGGCCCCTGTCTTTCGATCTTTCCGTGTTTTGACCCTCCGAGGGACTCCCCTTGCACTGTAAGACAGTTGGTTGCCCCACCTCTCCTTGGGCATTATCTTGTCATATTTCCTTTTGCCTGACTTTGCCTTCCCTTGCAGCCCTTTGCCAACACCGTGTCCCTTCGCCCtgtccaatatattttttttaagcttgcaGTGAACAGGACTCTGAGCCGGGGGCCCGGCTTACCTGCCGCATCCTCCTCCACCTTTTCAAGACGCCACAACTCAATCCTTGCCAGTCGGACGGAAGTAAGTGACCCTGATCTGGGCCAGCCAGCAGTAGAAAATGTGACTGCCActgccaccgccccccccccccccccccccccccccccgtttctaCTTTTGCTTCCCCTGACTTCAGCTCCCTCCCCAGACAAGCCTACAGTAGGAATCCGTTCCTCCTGTGACCGCCACCTGCTGGCTGCCTCCCAGAACCGCATAGTGGATGGAGCTGTGTTTGCTGTTCTCAAGGCTGTGTTTGTACTTGGTATGGGATAGGAAGGGAGCAGTGCCAAAAGTGTGTGTGGGGTGGAGTACCAGCCGAGCTACAGAGGACAGTCTTTCTCCCTCCTGAAGGTGGTCTCTCGGACCTCTGGGGAGGAGAGGCGGGAGGGAAGTGTATTTCTGTCCCCTAGGGCCGGATTTGGGGAGTTGCTGCCTCTGTGGGTCCGGGCTGGGTCTCTCCACTGTGTTCAGATCTCACTCTGCCCTTCCCTATCTGCCACCCTTGAACCACAGGGGATGCGGAACTGAAGGGTTCAGGCTTCACTGTGACAGGAGGAACAGAAGAACttccagaggaggagggaggaggtggcagTGGCGGTCGGAGGCAGGGTGGCCGCAACATCTCTGTGGAGACAGCCAGTCTGGACGTCTATGCCAAGTACGTGCTGCGCAGCATCTGCCAACAGGTCAGTCTCACCTTCCCCCCTCAGGCCGCCTCGGTGCCTTTCTAGAGCATAGTCCTGTTTTCCGTGATCACGCCACCTTTCCCCTATACATCATGGCCTTTGTCAACCCCCAGCCCGTCCCCCTTATCCCTCACCCCGCTCACCGGTTGCCCCAGTGCCCTAATGACCAGCTTCCTCAGGAATGGGTAGGAGAGCGTTGCCTTAAATCGCTGTGTGAGGACAGCAACGACCTGCaagaccctgtgctgagcagtGCCCAGGCCCAGCGCCTCATGCAGCTCATCTGCTACCCGTACCGCTTGCTGGACAATGAGGATGGGGAGAACCCCCAGCGGCAGCGCATTAAGCGCATTCTCCAGGTAGGCCAAGGTGATGGGGGTCTTGGAGGAACCAGGGGCCAGGGCCCGGGGTGAAACCATAGGAACcctgagagaaggagaggaggatggtcaaggaggaagacagacaagGATGTGGGCAAAAGGTGGTGAGGAAAACAGCTTGGACGTGGGTTTAGAAGTCATGTCAACATGGTCTAGACCCTTGAGTCAGCCAGTGGCTGAGGGTGCGGCTGTTAGGAGTGGAACTGCAGCTCAGCAGCGCAAGGCCCAACATCTGGGAAGCCTAGTTCTGGGCCTTGCTTGTTGGGCatttgctccctgctcagtccccAATGGTGGGCGTACCCAATAGCTCCCAGTTATAGAGCATCCGCTTTGTGCTGAGTGTTGTGCACAGCACTCTGTGTTTGTCCACCTATTTAGACTGTCCAGCCCTGTAAAGGAAGTAGGGGTGTCTGTGTTTGACCAACGAGGACTCCCAGGCTTGAAGAGcataagtgactttcccaaggttacacagctagtaagctTAAGAGTCAGCATGTGAACCCAGGTGGGCCTGTGctatgcccccccacccccccgccgcatCCCCTACTCCGTCCCCACTTGGCCAAGCTGCTTCAGACATTAGGGTAACTGGAGggagggtggagaaagagagccATCTGGAAGAGCTACAGGAATGAGGTCTTCTCAGCCTAGAGGAGATAATGTCACAGAGAGATTAACTCGCAGTAGCAGCCTTCAGATTTGGAACGGACTTTGAGGAGCTGGTTTAAaataggagaagcaggcttcaacTTGAACATCAAGGATTTAGGGTAAGCATTAGGGAGGACTCACCTCTGCAAAGGAATGTGAGGCCGTGGAACAGGAGACCAGGGGAAGGTGAAGTTTTCCTGAAccgcttttatttatttttttaaaaaagattttatggggcacctgggtggctcagtgggttaagcctctgtcttcggctcaggttatgatctcagggtcctgggattgagccccacatcaggctctctgcttggcagggagcctgcttcctcctctctctctctctctctgcctgcctctctgcctacttgtgatctttctgtcaaataaataaaatcttttaaaaaaataaaataaaataaaaaagattttatttatttatttgtcagagagagagagtgagagagagcgagagagtgagcacaggcagacagagtggcaggcggaggcagagggcgaagcaggctccctgctgagcaaggagcctgaggtgggactcaatcccaggatgttgggatcatgacctgagccgaaggcagccgcttaaccaactgggccacccaggcgttccctgAACCGCTTTTAAAATAGGGTGGATTTTCAGCCCTTTTGGGTCGTGTCGGTGGAGGCTTTCCTAAGGAGAGGGACATGGAGGTTCCTTTCAGACCTGTAGGCTTATGTGTTTCAAGGTTGCAAGAGGTCAGGAACTGGTCTTGGGGTGGTGAGTGGCTGGGGCCGGGGGACATGTTGATGATGAGCCTGGGAGCGGTGTCTCTGTCACAGAACTTGGACCAGTGGACCATGCGCCAGTCATCTTTGGAGCTGCAGCTCATGATCAAGCAGACCCCTAACAATGTGAGTGGTGCCTGGCCCTCTCTTTCCCGTGCCCGCTTCCAGCTCCACATGCCTCACAAGGGTGGGTCACCACAGAAAAACCCATGTCCTGCCCTTGGGTTCTTgggctgagagagaagagaggacgGGAAGATGGCAGACTGCGTGGGGCTGAGGAATAGGGAGGTGGGCTGGGAGAGCTGGGGCTCTGCGCCGTGGGGGAAGGTTGGCGGTGGTGGTGGCAGAGGCTGTTTCTGTGGTCATGACAGTGAGGAGGTGTTCGAGGAGAAGATAGTGGGGAATTGGAGAAATGGGGAGGTGCTGGAGGGCACAGCTCCCAGCAGAGTTGTCTCTCCCCACTCTCATTACCCTCCAGATGCCTTTCTCCGCCCTCATTTCCTACATCTCCTACCATCTGTTTTCCTTCATCCCCAGTTACCTAGTACCCCATGTGCCTTTcatccccctgccccaggagatGAACTCCCTCTTGGAGAACATCGCCAAGGCCACAATTGAGGTTTTCCAGCAGTCAGCAGAGACGGGGTCTTCTTCTGGAAGCACTGCCAGCAACATGCCCAGCAGCAGCAAGACCAAGCCAGTGCTCAGGTTGGGAAAAAATGTGTTCAGATCCCTTATGAGTTGTTCTGCTAGCGTAAATGATTTCAGTCTCACAGAGGTTCTAGGTCTGTCCGTcaggtgaggggaggaggggtgctTCCACCCTGGTCTGGCTCCTTTGGGACACTGTGTGCTCTGTCTGTCCTCCAGCTCTCTAGAGCGCTCTGGTGTGTGGCTGGTGGCCCCCCTCATTGCTAAACTGCCCACCTCAGTCCAGGGGCATGTGTTAAAGGCGGCCGGGGAAGAACTGGAGAAGGGTCAGCACCTGGGTTCCTCTTCCCGCAAAGAACGTGACCGACAAAAGCAGAAGAGGTAGAGTGGCTGTGGAGGGGACCAAGATTGAGGGGTAGAAAGGAGAGGATGCAGggccagggaagaaaaaaatctgggacACGGGTGGGGATGAGAAAtcacaggaaagtggaaaatTGGAGGGTAAGAGTGGACACAGTTGAGCAAAAGGCTAGAtcttttttggttaattttatttatttgagagagagagacagagatagcgagagagagcacaaggtgggggaggagagggagaagcaggctccccactgagcagggagctccatgtgggactcgatcccaggacccaggaatcatgacctcagctgagggcagatgcttaacctgactGTGCCCCCCCCAGGCAACCCAAGAGGCTAGATCTTGAGAGAGTAGAGTCTGGGGCTTGGAATGATGAGATGGGCAGCTGCCTAATTCACATCTCATGGTCCTGtccttgttcttttcctcttcctcccttctttagCATGTCCCTGTTGAGCCAGCAGCCATTCTTATCCCTGGTGCTGACGTGTCTGAAAGGGCAGGATGAGCAGCGTGAGGGCCTTCTCACCTCCCTCTACAGCCAGGTGCACCAGGTACAGGCCCTGGAGCCACTGAGCTGCGCCAGAGGGCAGAAATGGGTGCCCCCGAGGCCACCATGTCCCCAGAACCTCCAGTACTTAACGGTCAACGCCTTGAGTGTTTGGGGATGGAAATGAGAAGATGCCGAAAGCTGGTCGTTATGCTTGTTTCTGTCTCAGATTGTGAATAACTGGCGGGACAACCAGTACTTAGATGATTGCAAACCAAAGCAGCTCATGCACGAGGCTCTCAAGCTGCGGCTCAACCTGGTGAGGGGGGGTCCGGGGAGAAAAAAGATGTGGGTGGGACTAGAACTGCTCCATAGAGATGCCTCCCCACTCCAGCGctggccaggggtgggggcggagggtgCTGAGATGGAGGGCCCAATTTCCACCGGGTCTTTGAGTACTGATCTGGCCCTCCTCAAGACATGGGACCGAAAGTGGTTGAAAGTCTGGATCCTTGCAGAGACCCTGCCTCAGTACCCTAGATTCTGGCTGGGACCCTGGAAACCCACCGTGGAATGTTGAGCGGAATCCTGGACATCCCTTAGTCCAGCTCCCATGGGTTCCTAAGTCAGGAACCCGAGGCCCAGAGGGGCCAAGAATGTAGTCATTGGCCTAGACTCACATAACAGATCCTGGGTCCGACTGGTACGTGGTGGGAGCTGGGCGAAGTGGCAGCCAGGCTGGGTTCTGCTGTGAGCTTTCCCGAAATGCCAGCCTTCAGATGCCCCTGAGCCATCTGACAGGCTCGTTGTGGCCCTGGCAGGTGGGGGGCATGTTTGACACGGTGCAGCGCAGCACCCAGCAGACCACCGAGTGGGCCATGCTCCTCTTGGAGATCATCATCAGCGGCACCGTGGACATGCAGTCCAACAAGTAAAGtacccccaccctctgccctcagTCTTGCGCCTGGGAGGTAGTCCCTTCCCCAATGCCAGGTGCAGGACGCCCTGCGGCTGGCGCAGCTCTCCCTACTTGGCTCCCACCCTGGAGCCACTGTCTGGCCTAGCCTCTTTCCTCTCTGGTTCTCTCCCGGTCTTCTCATCACAGCGAGCTCTTCACCACTGTGCTGGACATGCTGAGTGTGCTCATCAACGGGACCCTGGCCGCGGACATGTCTAGCATCTCTCAGGGCAGCATGGAGGAGAATAAACGTGCCTACATGAACCTGGTGAAGAAGCTACGGGTGAGCAGAGGAAGCGAGGGCACGGCTCTGGTGGCGGGGGATGGGGACCGGCCCCTCggctccctctcccctgacctTGCGCACGCCGTTCGACTTCGTTCAGGCCAGAGCcgcctcccctccacctccctgtcCACTTCTTGTTATCTGTACAGCAAGGGTTTACTGAGTGTCGTCGTCGTGCCTGTTTCTCTGCTGTCCCTTGAGACTTCCCATCACTCCTTTGCTGTGTCCTTGAACCCTTGCCTGTCTTCCTGTGCCTGCAGAAAGAACTGGGGGAGCGCCAGTCAGACAGTCTGGAAAAAGTTCTCCAGCTGCTGCCACTGCCCAAGCCGACCAGAGATGTCATCACCTGTGAGCCGCAGGGCTCCCTCATCGACACCAAGGGCAACAAGATTGCAGGCTTCGATTCCATCTTCAAGAAGGAGGCACGTCCCCTTTTCCTCCCATCCCTTTTCCTATTGCAGCACCGATCCCCTCACACCCAgcttttccctcctctgggcAAGAGCTCTCCCTGCATGAACCTTGCTGCTACGACTGGCTTACCAGGTGGGGGAGTCCATGGGGCTCTGCTGGCAACAGCTGTCTCTGGGGTGTGGAGCTGatcactgaactttttttttttaattaacatttctgCACCCCATCTTGAGAATCTCATCCTCATTCATCTGTCTCTTcacctctacccacctccccccatctGCACCCACCTTTGAACAGACAACCCATTTCTCAGCACCCTGTCCTCCTCCACCCTGGCCAGCACCCCACCCATCTGTCTGGCCAGCTGCTGGATCTCTGTTACCCTGCATTCACCCGTGCCAGCTCCCCCATCTCTGCAAAACTTTCCCTGCCCCTCGTCTCTGTCAGCTGCAGTGTTTGTTGAGTAACCCGATTGGCTGTGGAGAGccgagagggggagggaaaaaagaggaggCAGAGTCTAAAATCTAGAGTCCAGTCCAGTCACATGTACTCTGTCTTCACTCCTTTTCCTGGcccatttgtctgtctttctgagtctttctctctctctctgtctctgcctgactctctcccttggcccttctctgtgtctctttgtgcacctctttgtctctcttcctgtttctgtctctttctctgtttttgcctttcagtctcttcctgccttcctgttgCTGTGTCTTCCTTTGAATGTCAGCATCTGTGTGTCCCTGcccatcaccctctcccctctgatctctgtctgctcTGAGCGTGTACCTCAGAGTACACGCTGTTGGTGTGCATGTGTTTTCATGTCCATCCCTCTCACCGTCTCCCAGGAACTGACCCGGGCctgggtttgtttttggtttttggttttttggggttttgttttttttttttctccgttTGATTGCCAACAGATCCTTACCCCTCTCCTACAAGCCCTTAAGGTCTGTCTCCTGTTTGCCAAATCTCATTAGCTCACTGTGTGTCATTTTCTGGAGCAGGGTCTACAGGTTTCTACCAAACAAAAGATCTCTCCCTGGGATCTTTTTGAGGGCTTGAAGCCATCCGCGCCACTGTCCTGGGGCTGGTTTGGAACAGTCCGGGTGGACCGGCGTGTGGCCCGAGGAGAGGAGCAGCAGCGCTTGCTGCTGTATCACACCCACCtgcggccccggccccgcgcctATTATCTGGAGCCGCTCCCGCTGCCCCCGGAAGATGAGGagccccctgctcccaccctgtTAGAGCCTGAGAAGAAGGCTCCAGAGCCCCCCAAAACTGACAAACCTGGGGCCGCTCCACCCAGTACTGAGGAACGCAAGAAGAAATCCACCAAGGGCAAGAAACGCAGCCAGCCACCCACCAAGACAGAGGTTAGCGCtgccccccccaaacccccaccccattATGCTGccacagcctctctctctctgccccccacctcatAATTCTGTGCAGCTGCTGGTTTCTGAGGGAagtgaaggggaggtggggaagaggtgCCATAAGAATAACAAAAATGAGTCACATAGGTCTAGCTCCTTTGCAGCCCTGGTCCCCCACCTTGTCCCACCTCTCCCCTGTACCCCCTACCCAAGTTACAGTccactcaccttcctcctctgctcttcATGCAGGACTATGGAATGGGCCCGGGAAGGAGTGGCCCCTATGGTGTGACGGTGCCCCCAGACCTCTTGCACCACACTAACCCTGCTTCCATATCGCATCTGAGCTACAGGCAGGGCTCCATAGGCCTGTACACCCAGAACCAGCCACTCCCTGCAGGTGAGAGCCAGCCCCTAGGAAGGGGAGTTACCTGAGCATCCCTCCTGCCTGAGGGACAATGTCGCATCCCTGAGAATGTGCCCATGACCGGGACACTGAGCAGGAACTCAGGGAATGGGGAGCCTGGAAAGGTCAGCCTTCTCCCCTTTCCAGGCGGCCCTCGTGTGGACCCGTACCGCCCTGTGCGGTTACCGATGCAGAAGCTGCCCACCCG
Coding sequences:
- the MED12 gene encoding mediator of RNA polymerase II transcription subunit 12 isoform X13 — encoded protein: MAAFGILSYEHRPLKRPRLGPPDVYPQDPKQKEDELTALNVKQGFNNQPAVSGDEHGSAKNVNFNPAKISSNFSSIIAEKLRCNTLPDTGRRKPQVNQKDNFWLVTARSQSAINTWFTDLAGTKPLTQLAKKVPIFSKKEEVFGYLAKYTVPVMRAAWLIKMTCAYYASINETKVKKRHVIDPFMEWTQIITKYLWEQLQKMAEYYRPGPAGSGGCGSTIGPLPHDVEVAIRQWDYNEKLAMFMFQDGMLDRHEFLTWVLECFEKIRPGEDELLKLLLPLLLRYSGEFVQSAYLSRRLAYFCTRRLALQLDGVSSHSSHVMSTQSTSTLPTTPAPQPPTSSTTSTPFSDLLMCPQHRPLVFGLSCILQTILLCCPSALVWHYSLTDSRIKTGSPLDHLPIAPSNLPMPEGNSAFTQQVRAKLREIEQQIKERGQAVEVRWSFDKCQEATAGFTIGRVLHTLEVLDSHSFERSDFSNSLDSLCNRIFGLGPSKDGHEISSDDDAVVSLLCEWAVSCKRSGRHRAMVVAKLLEKRQAEIEAERCGESEAADEKGSIASGSLSAPSAPIFQDVLLQFLDTQAPMLTDPRSESERVEFFNLVLLFCELIRHDVFSHNMYTCTLISRGDLAFGAPGPRPPSPFDDPADDSERKETEGSSSSKLEDPGLSESMDIDPSSSVLFEDMEKPDFSLFSPTMPCEGKGSPSPEKPDVEKDVKPPPKEKIEGTLGVLYDQPRHVQYATHFPIPQEESCSHECNQRLVVLFGVGKQRDDARHAIKKITKDILKVLNRKGTAETDQLAPIVPLNPGDLTFLGGEDGQKRRRNRPEAFPTAEDIFAKFQHLSHYDQHQVTAQVSRNVLEQITSFALGMSYHLPLVQHVQFIFDLMEYSLSISGLIDFAIQLLNELSVVEAELLLKSSDLVGSYTTSLCLCIVAVLRHYHACLILNQDQMAQVFEGLCGVVKHGMNRSDGSSAERCILAYLYDLYTSCSHLKSKFGELFSDFCSKVKNTIYCNVEPSESNMRWAPEFMIDTLENPAAHTFTYTGLGKSLSENPANRYSFVCNALMHVCVGHHDPDRVNDIAILCAELTGYCKSLSAEWLGVLKALCCSSNNGTCGFNDLLCNVDVSDLSFHDSLATFVAILIARQCLLLEDLIRCAAIPSLLNAACSEQDSEPGARLTCRILLHLFKTPQLNPCQSDGNKPTVGIRSSCDRHLLAASQNRIVDGAVFAVLKAVFVLGDAELKGSGFTVTGGTEELPEEEGGGGSGGRRQGGRNISVETASLDVYAKYVLRSICQQEWVGERCLKSLCEDSNDLQDPVLSSAQAQRLMQLICYPYRLLDNEDGENPQRQRIKRILQNLDQWTMRQSSLELQLMIKQTPNNEMNSLLENIAKATIEVFQQSAETGSSSGSTASNMPSSSKTKPVLSSLERSGVWLVAPLIAKLPTSVQGHVLKAAGEELEKGQHLGSSSRKERDRQKQKSMSLLSQQPFLSLVLTCLKGQDEQREGLLTSLYSQVHQIVNNWRDNQYLDDCKPKQLMHEALKLRLNLVGGMFDTVQRSTQQTTEWAMLLLEIIISGTVDMQSNNELFTTVLDMLSVLINGTLAADMSSISQGSMEENKRAYMNLVKKLRKELGERQSDSLEKVLQLLPLPKPTRDVITCEPQGSLIDTKGNKIAGFDSIFKKEGLQVSTKQKISPWDLFEGLKPSAPLSWGWFGTVRVDRRVARGEEQQRLLLYHTHLRPRPRAYYLEPLPLPPEDEEPPAPTLLEPEKKAPEPPKTDKPGAAPPSTEERKKKSTKGKKRSQPPTKTEDYGMGPGRSGPYGVTVPPDLLHHTNPASISHLSYRQGSIGLYTQNQPLPAGGPRVDPYRPVRLPMQKLPTRPPYPGVLPTTMTGVMGLEPSYKTSVYRQQQPAVPQGQRLRQQLQQSQGILGQSSVHQMTPSSSYGLQTSQGYTPYVSHVGLQQHAGPADPTRHLQQRPSGYVHQQAPTYGHGLTSTQRFSHQTLQQAPMIGAMTPLGAQGVQAGVRSASILPEQQQQQQQQQQQQQQQQQQQQQQQQQQQYHIRQQQQQQILRVKP
- the MED12 gene encoding mediator of RNA polymerase II transcription subunit 12 isoform X1, with the translated sequence MAAFGILSYEHRPLKRPRLGPPDVYPQDPKQKEDELTALNVKQGFNNQPAVSGDEHGSAKNVNFNPAKISSNFSSIIAEKLRCNTLPDTGRRKPQVNQKDNFWLVTARSQSAINTWFTDLAGTKPLTQLAKKVPIFSKKEEVFGYLAKYTVPVMRAAWLIKMTCAYYASINETKVKKRHVIDPFMEWTQIITKYLWEQLQKMAEYYRPGPAGSGGCGSTIGPLPHDVEVAIRQWDYNEKLAMFMFQDGMLDRHEFLTWVLECFEKIRPGEDELLKLLLPLLLRYSGEFVQSAYLSRRLAYFCTRRLALQLDGVSSHSSHVMSTQSTSTLPTTPAPQPPTSSTTSTPFSDLLMCPQHRPLVFGLSCILQTILLCCPSALVWHYSLTDSRIKTGSPLDHLPIAPSNLPMPEGNSAFTQQVRAKLREIEQQIKERGQAVEVRWSFDKCQEATAGFTIGRVLHTLEVLDSHSFERSDFSNSLDSLCNRIFGLGPSKDGHEISSDDDAVVSLLCEWAVSCKRSGRHRAMVVAKLLEKRQAEIEAERCGESEAADEKGSIASGSLSAPSAPIFQDVLLQFLDTQAPMLTDPRSESERVEFFNLVLLFCELIRHDVFSHNMYTCTLISRGDLAFGAPGPRPPSPFDDPADDSERKETEGSSSSKLEDPGLSESMDIDPSSSVLFEDMEKPDFSLFSPTMPCEGKGSPSPEKPDVEKDVKPPPKEKIEGTLGVLYDQPRHVQYATHFPIPQEESCSHECNQRLVVLFGVGKQRDDARHAIKKITKDILKVLNRKGTAETDQLAPIVPLNPGDLTFLGGEDGQKRRRNRPEAFPTAEDIFAKFQHLSHYDQHQVTAQVSRNVLEQITSFALGMSYHLPLVQHVQFIFDLMEYSLSISGLIDFAIQLLNELSVVEAELLLKSSDLVGSYTTSLCLCIVAVLRHYHACLILNQDQMAQVFEGLCGVVKHGMNRSDGSSAERCILAYLYDLYTSCSHLKSKFGELFSDFCSKVKNTIYCNVEPSESNMRWAPEFMIDTLENPAAHTFTYTGLGKSLSENPANRYSFVCNALMHVCVGHHDPDRVNDIAILCAELTGYCKSLSAEWLGVLKALCCSSNNGTCGFNDLLCNVDVSDLSFHDSLATFVAILIARQCLLLEDLIRCAAIPSLLNAACSEQDSEPGARLTCRILLHLFKTPQLNPCQSDGTPSPDKPTVGIRSSCDRHLLAASQNRIVDGAVFAVLKAVFVLGDAELKGSGFTVTGGTEELPEEEGGGGSGGRRQGGRNISVETASLDVYAKYVLRSICQQEWVGERCLKSLCEDSNDLQDPVLSSAQAQRLMQLICYPYRLLDNEDGENPQRQRIKRILQNLDQWTMRQSSLELQLMIKQTPNNEMNSLLENIAKATIEVFQQSAETGSSSGSTASNMPSSSKTKPVLSSLERSGVWLVAPLIAKLPTSVQGHVLKAAGEELEKGQHLGSSSRKERDRQKQKSMSLLSQQPFLSLVLTCLKGQDEQREGLLTSLYSQVHQIVNNWRDNQYLDDCKPKQLMHEALKLRLNLVGGMFDTVQRSTQQTTEWAMLLLEIIISGTVDMQSNNELFTTVLDMLSVLINGTLAADMSSISQGSMEENKRAYMNLVKKLRKELGERQSDSLEKVLQLLPLPKPTRDVITCEPQGSLIDTKGNKIAGFDSIFKKEGLQVSTKQKISPWDLFEGLKPSAPLSWGWFGTVRVDRRVARGEEQQRLLLYHTHLRPRPRAYYLEPLPLPPEDEEPPAPTLLEPEKKAPEPPKTDKPGAAPPSTEERKKKSTKGKKRSQPPTKTEDYGMGPGRSGPYGVTVPPDLLHHTNPASISHLSYRQGSIGLYTQNQPLPAGGPRVDPYRPVRLPMQKLPTRPPYPGVLPTTMTGVMGLEPSYKTSVYRQQQPAVPQGQRLRQQLQAKIQSQGILGQSSVHQMTPSSSYGLQTSQGYTPYVSHVGLQQHAGPAGTMVPPSYSSQPYQSTHPSTNPTLVDPTRHLQQRPSGYVHQQAPTYGHGLTSTQRFSHQTLQQAPMIGAMTPLGAQGVQAGVRSASILPEQQQQQQQQQQQQQQQQQQQQQQQQQQQYHIRQQQQQQILRVKP